Within the Achromobacter spanius genome, the region GGCGCTCAGTAACCGCGCGACGGGTCGATCTGGTTGGTTGGGGCATCGCCGCGCGAAACACGCGCGATGTTCTCAGCGATCTGCGCCGCCGCCGACGCCGGAATGGCAACGGATGCCAGATGCGGCGTGATCAGCACGTTATCCATGGCCCAAAGCGGATCATCGCCGGGCAGGGGCTCGCGTTCAAAAACATCCAGCGTGGCCGCGCCGATGTGCCCGCTTTGCAGCAGCGTCATCATGGCCGCCTGGTCCACCAGGGCGCCACGCGCCACGTTGATCAGCGCGGCCCCGCGCGGCAGCTTCTCAAGCCGCGCCTGGTCAAGCAGGCCGCGCGTCTGCGGCGTCAGCGGCAGCATGATCACCAGGATATCAGCCTGCGAGATCACCGTATCCAGCGCGCCCATACCCGCGTGGCACTGCACGCCCTCAATCTGGCGCGGGCTGCGCGACCAGCCCAGCACGGTGAAGCCTTGGCGTTGCAGTTCGTGGGCCGCATAAGCGCCCAGTTCCCCCAGCCCCAGCACCGCCACGCGCGTATCCTCTGGCGCGCGCGGATGCCGATACGCCCATTCTCCACGGCGCTGCGCCTGTTCAAACCAGGGAATATCGCGCGCGTGGCGCAGCGTGGCGAACAGCACGTAGCCCGCCATCATGCGAGCCATGTGCGGATCGGTGATGCGGGTAATGGGTACGCCGGCCGGGAGATCGTTGCGGCCGACCAAGGAATCCACCCCCGCGCCCAAGTTGATGATCAGGCGCAGGTTGGGCATGGGGTCGAAGAAGCCGGTGGGCGGCTTCCAGGCCAGTGCGTAGTGGATGGCGGCGGGGTCGTCGACCTCGCTCTCGTGCAGGATGCGCAACTGCGGCATGCGCGCCTGCAAGGCCTGCTTCCAGGCGGTGAAATCGTCGAACTGGCTGTAGAAGACCAGCGCGCCAGACGGCGCGGCGAGGGTTGCGGAGCCTATCGCGGTGTTACCTGACGTCATCGGTATCGCCTTTTTCAAGCGGGGCGCGCGATCAGGCGCGACATGGCTTCAATGGCCAGCTCATAGCCCTCGCCGCCCAAGCCCGCGATGACGCCGTCGGCCGCTTTGGAAATATAGGAATGATGGCGAAACGCTTCGCGCCGCCAGATGTTGCTCATGTGGACCTCGATAATGCGGCCGGGAAACGCCAGCAAGGCATCCAGGATGGGAATCGAGGAATACGTCAGGCCCGCGGCGTTGATGATGATGCCTTGCGCATCGCCGCGCGCTTCCTGTATCCAGTCGATCAACTGGCCTTCGTGGTTGGATTGCACGAAATGCAGTTGCAGGTTCAGGCTGGCCGCCTTCTTTTCGCAACGTTCTCGTAGCGCCGGGAAGCTCTCGGCGCCATAGGTTTTGTTGGCGTCCAGGCCATACAGATTGGCGTTCGGGCCGTTGAGAAACCAGATGGTGGCAGGAGTAGAGGGTGTCATGGCGGTGCGACCTTAAGCTTCGTGAGGAAGGGTTGCCTGCATGGCGGGCAGCTTGCGAAACGCCGCTTCCCATTGCGTGGCGCGCGGATGGCTGGCGCGCCAGTCCAGTTCAGGAAAACGAAAATCCAGATAGCCCAGCGCGCAGCCCAAGGTGACGTCGCCGATGGTGGGCGCTTGCGTGGGTAACGTGGCAGTCGGCGGTTCGATCTGCCGTTCGATCTCAACCAGGCAGGCGTCGACCTTGACCAGTTGCGCCTCGCGCCATACCGACCACTGATACTCAGCCGGCCGAGCCGTGCGTTCATAGCGCGCCAGCAAGGCCGCGTCCAGCAGCCCATCACCCAACGCCTGTTGCGCCAGGGCGACCCAGCGGCGCGGCCCCGCGGCAGGAAACAGATCGGCGTTGCCCCCCAGATGGGCCAGGTATTCGCAAATGACGCGGCTGTCGTACAGCGCCTGCCCATCGGCCAGGATCAGCGTCGGCACCTTGGCCAAGGGGTTATACACAGCGATGCGATCATCGCGGCGTACCGGATTGGCCGCGCTGTCCAGCCATTGGATCTGATCCGCCACGCCCGCCAAATGCGCGCAAACCATGACCTTTCGGACGTACGGGGAGGTGGGTGCGTAAAGCAGCTTCAGCATGGGGTCTATTCCTTTATCGCGAAGGCAACACGAACAACGCAACGCATCAAGGGCGCAGCACTGCCTTGCCGAACACGTCGCCGCTTTCCAGCAGGCGGTGCGCCTGCGCCGCCTCTGACAATGGCAGGCTGGCGTGGACGCGCGGGGCGATGCGGCCGTCCGACACCAACGGCAGCACATGCCGGGTGATGGCCTGCGCCATGCGCGTTTTCTCTGCCGCGCTTTGCGGCCGCAGGGTGGATGAATGCAGGCTCAATTGCTTTTGCATCAGGGTCAGCAAATCAATGTTGACCTGCGACCCTTGCAGGAACGACAGGCTGACGTGACGGCCGCCAAAGGCCAGCGCCTGAAGGTTGCGCCGCACATAGTCGCCGCCCACCATGTCCAGCACCACGTCCACGCCCTGCCCTTGCGTGGCGTCCAGACAGGCCCGCACGAAATCCGTGTCGCGATAGCAGAGGGCATGGGCCGCGCCCATCTCGCGCAGCGTCGGCAGACGGTCCGCGCGCCCGGCCGTCGCCACTACCCGCGCACCCGCCGCGTGCGCCATGCGCAGGGCCAACGTGCCGATGCCGCCCGCCGCGCCATGGATCAATACGGTCTGGCCCATGCGCAGGCGGCCAAGCTCAAACAGGTTGTGCCACACGGTGAACAGGCCTTCGGGCAAGGCCGCCGCCGCGTCGTCGTCCAGGCAATCCGGCACGACAAAAGAATGGTCGACGCGGGCCACGCACCAGGGTGCATAGCCGCCACCGGGCAACAGGCTCATCAGCCGTTGCCCCCGCAACGCTTCGGGCACGCCGGGGCCTGTGGCGACGACCTGGCCGCAGGCTTCCAGGCCCAGCACGTCGGTCACACCAGTGGCCAGCCGTACCGCCCCCTGGCGTTGCATGATGTCGGGCCGGTTGACGCCGGCGGCGCGCACGCGCAACAGCACTTCACCGGGGCCGGGCACGGGCACCGGCCTTGTTGCCAACGTCAGCACACTGGCGTCGCCGGGTTCGCGGGCGACGACGGCCTGCATGGTGGAGGGAATGACGGTCATGGCGGGCGCTAGGACACGTTGAACACGCTGATGCCCTGGCCGGGCAACGCCAGGCCGGTCACTGAGCCTACCGGCCAATGCTGCAAGGCATCCAGGCCCGCGCTGCGCACCATCACGCGTTGATGGCCGGCCACCGGGATATCGACGTCGATATAGGAATCAATGTGATCGCCCTGGAACACATGGTTCACGACCGTGCCGCTAAGCACGGATTCGCTATGCAGGCTCTCAAGCCGGATCTGTTCCGGCCGCACATAGATGTCCAGGCGGCGGCCTTCGTGCGAGCCGCCCACCAGCCGGTCTCGCGCCACGCGGATCAAGCCGGCGCCCAGGCGCAGCAAGATTCCGTCCGGGTCCGAGCCGTGATAGTGCGCGGGCAGTATGTTCACATCGCCCAGGAACGAGGCCACGAAAGGGTCTTGCGGATTGCGGTAGAGCTCGTCGGGCGTGGCGATCTGGCGGATGACGCCGCTGGACATCACCGCGATACGGTCCGACATGGCCAGCGCCTCGCCCTGGTCGTGCGTGACGAACACCGTGGTCACGCCCAGCTTGCGCTGGATCTCGCGGATTTCCACCTGCATCGAACCGCGCAGGCCCTTGTCCAGCGCCGAGAACGGCTCGTCCAGCAGCAGCACCTTGGGGCGTATCACCAAGGCGCGCGCCAGTGCCACGCGCTGCTGCTGGCCGCCGGACAACTCGCGGGGCTTGCGTTCGCCCAGCCCATCCAGCTTGACCAGCGCCATCGCCTCTTCCACGCGCTGGGCAATCTCAGCGGCCGGCATCCGGCGCATGCGCAGGCCGTAGCCGATGTTGCGCGCCACCGTCATATGAGGAAACAGCGCGTAGTTCTGAAACACCATGCCAATTTGCCGCTGATAGGGCGGCAGATCCGTAACCAGTTGATCTTCGATGAAGATCTCGCCGTTGTCCGCTTGCGCGAACCCCGCGATCAGGTTCAACAGCGTGGTCTTGCCGCAGCCGGACGGCCCCAGCAGCGTCAGGAATTCACCGCGCCGGATCTTCAGCGACAGCTCCTGCAACACCGTCTGCTGACGGTACTTCTTGACCACTCCTTCCAGGCTCACCGCGCTGGACGATTTTGGGGACACGGGGCTGTTCTGCATGGCGGCTCTGTCTGTTGCGCGATGCTTTGCAGAATAAGGGAAGCGGGGTCGGCCGGCCGTTTGTGGATATTGATGCGGTCCATCGGAAAAAACGAAACGAGGCCCCCGTTTCGGCCCACGGCAAGTGATTTGCTTTTTCCTAAGCCCAGCGTCCAAAAAACCAAGTTATCAAGCGCGCCCATCTGGCTCACACTGCGCCGCATCGATGCACGTATGCGGTCTGGAACCTTCTTAGGAAAAGCAATGTCAGTGGAAAAAACCAATACCTTGGTGATCGGCGCCGGCCAGGCCGGCATCGCGATGAGTGAGCACCTGGGCGCGATGGGCATTGACCACATCGTGCTGGAACGCAAGCGCATCGCCGAACGCTGGCGCTCTGAACGCTGGGACTCGCTGGTGGCCAACGGCCCCGCCTGGCATGACCGCTTTCCCAGCCTGAAATTCGACGACATCGGCGCGGATGTGTTCCCGCCCAAGGAACGCATGGCGCAGTACTTTGAAGACTACGCCAGGATGATCAATGCGCCCGTGCGCACCGGCGTCGAGGTCCTGCGCGTGCAGCGCAACCAGAAGCGGCCTGGTTTCACCGTCACCACGTCTGATGGCGTGTTCGAAGCGCTGCATGTGGTGACCGCGACCGGCGCGTTCCAGATTCCCAGCTACCCGGCCATCGTGCCAGAAGACGCGGGCATTCAGCAGGTGCATTCATCCGCCTACAAGAACCCGGGCCAGCTTGCAGACGGTGCGGTGCTGGTGGTGGGCGCGGGCGCTTCGGGCTCGCAGATTGCCGAGGAATTGCGCCGCGCCGGGCGCACCGTGTACCTGTCCGTGGGCGAACACTATCGCCCGCCCCGTTCCTACCGCGAACGCGATTACTGCTGGTGGCTGG harbors:
- a CDS encoding 2-hydroxyacid dehydrogenase, translated to MTSGNTAIGSATLAAPSGALVFYSQFDDFTAWKQALQARMPQLRILHESEVDDPAAIHYALAWKPPTGFFDPMPNLRLIINLGAGVDSLVGRNDLPAGVPITRITDPHMARMMAGYVLFATLRHARDIPWFEQAQRRGEWAYRHPRAPEDTRVAVLGLGELGAYAAHELQRQGFTVLGWSRSPRQIEGVQCHAGMGALDTVISQADILVIMLPLTPQTRGLLDQARLEKLPRGAALINVARGALVDQAAMMTLLQSGHIGAATLDVFEREPLPGDDPLWAMDNVLITPHLASVAIPASAAAQIAENIARVSRGDAPTNQIDPSRGY
- a CDS encoding type II 3-dehydroquinate dehydratase — its product is MTPSTPATIWFLNGPNANLYGLDANKTYGAESFPALRERCEKKAASLNLQLHFVQSNHEGQLIDWIQEARGDAQGIIINAAGLTYSSIPILDALLAFPGRIIEVHMSNIWRREAFRHHSYISKAADGVIAGLGGEGYELAIEAMSRLIARPA
- a CDS encoding glutathione S-transferase; its protein translation is MLKLLYAPTSPYVRKVMVCAHLAGVADQIQWLDSAANPVRRDDRIAVYNPLAKVPTLILADGQALYDSRVICEYLAHLGGNADLFPAAGPRRWVALAQQALGDGLLDAALLARYERTARPAEYQWSVWREAQLVKVDACLVEIERQIEPPTATLPTQAPTIGDVTLGCALGYLDFRFPELDWRASHPRATQWEAAFRKLPAMQATLPHEA
- a CDS encoding NAD(P)H-quinone oxidoreductase codes for the protein MTVIPSTMQAVVAREPGDASVLTLATRPVPVPGPGEVLLRVRAAGVNRPDIMQRQGAVRLATGVTDVLGLEACGQVVATGPGVPEALRGQRLMSLLPGGGYAPWCVARVDHSFVVPDCLDDDAAAALPEGLFTVWHNLFELGRLRMGQTVLIHGAAGGIGTLALRMAHAAGARVVATAGRADRLPTLREMGAAHALCYRDTDFVRACLDATQGQGVDVVLDMVGGDYVRRNLQALAFGGRHVSLSFLQGSQVNIDLLTLMQKQLSLHSSTLRPQSAAEKTRMAQAITRHVLPLVSDGRIAPRVHASLPLSEAAQAHRLLESGDVFGKAVLRP
- a CDS encoding ABC transporter ATP-binding protein, whose product is MQNSPVSPKSSSAVSLEGVVKKYRQQTVLQELSLKIRRGEFLTLLGPSGCGKTTLLNLIAGFAQADNGEIFIEDQLVTDLPPYQRQIGMVFQNYALFPHMTVARNIGYGLRMRRMPAAEIAQRVEEAMALVKLDGLGERKPRELSGGQQQRVALARALVIRPKVLLLDEPFSALDKGLRGSMQVEIREIQRKLGVTTVFVTHDQGEALAMSDRIAVMSSGVIRQIATPDELYRNPQDPFVASFLGDVNILPAHYHGSDPDGILLRLGAGLIRVARDRLVGGSHEGRRLDIYVRPEQIRLESLHSESVLSGTVVNHVFQGDHIDSYIDVDIPVAGHQRVMVRSAGLDALQHWPVGSVTGLALPGQGISVFNVS
- a CDS encoding flavin-containing monooxygenase, with the protein product MSVEKTNTLVIGAGQAGIAMSEHLGAMGIDHIVLERKRIAERWRSERWDSLVANGPAWHDRFPSLKFDDIGADVFPPKERMAQYFEDYARMINAPVRTGVEVLRVQRNQKRPGFTVTTSDGVFEALHVVTATGAFQIPSYPAIVPEDAGIQQVHSSAYKNPGQLADGAVLVVGAGASGSQIAEELRRAGRTVYLSVGEHYRPPRSYRERDYCWWLGALGMWDEVKKKPKREHVAFAVSGYDNGKTIDFRRLAHAGIQLVGITQRFENGVMAFQEGLAENVAQGDADYFEVLREADAYIEQNGLDLPPEPEAWELLDDPDCLTNPILSLSLAHAGITNIVWATGFKVDYRWMEVDVFDDQGYPVHKRGITAEKGIYFLGLPNQSNRSSSFIWGVWHDAKYIADHIGIHLDYLAYEKNGGMPQV